AAACTGTACATCGATTTCTTGGGCAAGTATCCGAGGTCCAAGAGTGGACACGCCTGGATATTTATCGTGGTGGACCACTTCTCGAAGTACACCTTCTTAAAGGCGATGAAGGAGGCGACGGCGTCGAACTTTGTAAATTTCCTGGTAAACGAGGTATTTTACAAGTTCGGGGTGCCTGAGACGATAATTCAGACAACGGAAAACAGTTCGTATCCAAGGCGTTTGAGGAGATGATCGATGGCTTCGGTATACAGCACATGAGGACTCCCGTATACTCACCACAGAGCAATGCCGCGGAGAGGGTAAGCCGGAACGTCTTGGCCGCAATTCGCAGTTTCTTGGACGAAGATCACCGGGAATGGGATGCACATTTGCCGGAGATTTAGGTGGCCATCCGAAACACTGTCCACTCAGCCACAGGGGAAGCGCCGTTCTTCACTGTATTCGGCCATCACATGTTCCTCAACGGTTCCAGCTACAAACTAGCCAGACGACTCAGGTCTCTGGTCGACCATGAAATGGCCGGAATGCAGACCAAGGACAAGCTTCGGGTTATCCACGTCAAGGTGCAGAAGCAACTGGAGGGTGCATACCAGACGAGCCGGCAGCGCTACGATAAGCTAGCCCGTACGCTGCTCGCCAAGCCAGGCCAAGAAGTCTTCCGCCGCAACTTCGTGCTGAGTGATTTCAGCAAATCTTTTAACGCCAAGTTTGCTCGCAAGTTCCTTAAAGCCAGGGTGATCAAATCCGTCGGCAGCAATGCATACTTGCTGGAGGATCTCCAAGGCCGCAGTCTGGGAGTGTATCATGCCAAAGACATCCGGTTGTGACCTGAAAGAAGGACAAATCAAAGTATACGAGCATCGCGATCACATGTGCAATACTTCCCGTCATGCGTGGGCCCCGCGATAGGCGTCGATCGAACTGCAGGATGGTATCAGTGCCGTGTTGAATCCCATCGTATCTCCAAAGCTACCAATTATTTCATCGTTCTGCTGAAACTCCGGGCAGCGCCCCTCGAAATCTTTGGTTGATGTTGCAATTGGAGTCGAGTGGGAGCGACGTTATCGATAGGTTAGGTCGATAGGGCGATAGCTGCAGCAGCGGGATGAGTCTGGCGGGCGATCTGGCCATTTAAAGATTAATCCCGGTTCGCTCTGGGATTACTTCAAATGGCCCATGTTCCCAATGACCCAATGTTGAGAGAGGCCATGTAATATGGCGGGGGGCGATGATCAGCAGATATCGTGATAGTCGCGGCCATACTGTCCAACAATCAAGGCAGATGCAGCTAGGAGTGATagtataaattttctttgtgcTTGAAATTAAATAGTGAGTTATGTTAAAGTTCTATAGTAGT
This DNA window, taken from Drosophila suzukii unplaced genomic scaffold, CBGP_Dsuzu_IsoJpt1.0 scf_7, whole genome shotgun sequence, encodes the following:
- the LOC139355067 gene encoding uncharacterized protein, which translates into the protein MIDGFGIQHMRTPVYSPQSNAAERVAIRNTVHSATGEAPFFTVFGHHMFLNGSSYKLARRLRSLVDHEMAGMQTKDKLRVIHVKVQKQLEGAYQTSRQRYDKLARTLLAKPGQEVFRRNFVLSDFSKSFNAKFARKFLKARVIKSVGSNAYLLEDLQGRSLGVYHAKDIRL